The genome window CATAGGGAATTGAATTTTTAAGCATTCCTCTGGCGGGTGCAGTTCCCATAATTTTACTGGCCCCAATGGACATAGCCAGAAGCACGGATTCATAAATATCAGTAATTAATCTGGATTTTTCTTCTAGATTTTCAGGAATAGAGACACTTTCAGGCAGTGGTGGGAATGATAATGGCGGCCTTATAACTGGTATTTCCATTTTAGGGGTTTTTAAATCCTCTGATTCCTTAGATAGGCATTTAATATCTAATTCTTCAACAACATCTATTTCTTCAGCTTTTTTAATTTCTTCAGATGATTCAACTGGTTTTGCTGGCTGAATTTCCTCTTTTAGCTGTTCATTTTCATCAGTCAAAGATTTTTGTGAGGTAGGTATGTCTATTTCCGCTTTATATTTTAAATAATCCTCTGAAACCTTTGAAGGACCTTCGGATATCTTAGATTCATTACTAGATTCAATAATCTCATGTTCTAGTTTTTTAACTGGCGGGACTTTTTCATCTTCTTTCAGCTTTAATTCTGCAGAAGATTCTGCTTTTGTTTGTAAACCGACTTTAACCTCAGCAACAAGCTCTTGTGTTGGCTCAAGTTCTATATAGTCCTGTATTTCCTTTATTTCTTTCATTTCTTTTATCAAATTAGCTGATTTTTTAGAAGAAAGAATAACCATCCCAATATTTGCTTTAATATTAGTTAAAACTACTAAATGTGCTTTTTCAAGGCTTAAAAAAAGTGCTTTCCCTCTAACAGATTCAACGAGAACTCTTTCAATTTGCCCTTCTTTACTTAAATCGAGTAGTTTTTCTGAGGAACTGCTTATGATATTGGCCATAGATCCAAAAAGATCCACATCCTTGTATGAAAGGTTGCTGTATAAAATCTCTCCTTGATTGTCTACAACTAATGTCCCATCTACTCCAGTGATATTATTTACACTAGCTAAGGCTTTTTCTAACTTTGATTTGAGTTCGGAATCTTTCATGAGGGATACCTGCCCTTTAATAATCCTTTATAATAATTTTAAGACATAATCTTTATATTAATTAGCTAATTCCTAACATTAATTGATATATTTATTCTCTTAACTTATAGTATAATAAATATTTATCCTTGCTTAAATTTTTATAATAAATTTTTATCAATATTTTTTTTTAAAATATATTTATTATGGCTATTTTATTATAGAGAAATTATAATAAGATTGATTTAAAATAAAAAATAGATATTTTACTTAGATATTCTCTGTTGAAACGAGTTTGCAATGTGTAATCCATGCTGCACTCTTTCTTCCAGGAGGATAACAAGTAATTAACATTAAACTGGCTTCTCCGCTTTGGGCAAATTTTATGGGGTTTGTTTTATAATCCCATCGAATATCCTTTCCATTAGAACTTACTTTATAAATATATTTTTTTGAAAGAATCAAATCTTCTATTATAACTTGATCTCCTACTTTTAAAGTCCCTAATTTTTTGAATGGACCAGAATATGTAGTTCTATGTCCTAATAGTCCACATTCGCCGGGTTTTCCAGGGGAAACACTTTCACTATAATGATAAACCGAGTTATATGCATTTACCGTATCAGAACGAATCCAACAATTTAGGCCTATTTTAGGAATAATTAATTTTGCAGTGTTCGAAGCATAAACACTGTTCGTGGGGCTAGCATCGGGGTTTAAAAGGTTTTTAGGCGCGGTTTTATAATGCTCTAAAACGGCCTGAGAATCTTTCATTTTCTGAAATTCATAATATCCAATTATTCCAATACCTAAAGAAATAATAATACAAACCGCAATTATTGCTATTGAATAAGTTTTATATTTATTCATTTTCCATGACCAAGATTTTTTTAAGTTCTTCAGCCATTAATGATCTGTAATGGGCTACTTGTTTTGGATTAGATGTCCATGCAGTAATTTTTGCTTTAACACCCACATCTGAAAGTTCTAATAACATTACTTTGGGTTTAGGTCTCTTATTTACCCATTCAAATTCGTCCAGGATTTTTTCAATATCAATAGTTAATTCTTCTAAATCAAATGTGTAGGGGATTGTAATTCCTAAATCGACTCTTCTCCGATCCATATATGTATAATTGGAGTATGGGCTGGTTGAAAAAGCTGAATTAGGTATAGTAATCACACTGTTATCTGGAGTAGTTATGGTGGTCACTCTAAAACCCACTTTGGTAACCTTTCCCTTTTGATTGGAAACGGCAATTGTATCTCCTACTTTAAAACTCTTATCTGCTAGTATAAACATTCCTGATATGAAATTGGCAATTATGTCTCTGGCAGCAAACCCAACGGCCACACCAACTATTCCTAAACTGACAGCAATACCAGTAATATCTATTCCCAGCTCTTTTAATATTAAACTAATGGCAATGATGTAAATACTGTAGTTTATAATTTCTTGAAGAACTTGAATTACAGTAATATCAATATCCCATCTTTGGAATGTTTTTTTAAGCAAGTAACTTACCCATTTAGTTATTATAATCGTGACTATGATTGTAATGAGAATCATAACTATATCTTTAAGGTAGGGATTAATTTCCATGGGAGTTCACCTTTAATACCATAAAATCTTTGGATATAATTGTATTTTCAAATATTTTTTGAGCAGTTTTTTTAAGATGATTGGATTGTTTATATCTGGTGCTTATATGGGTTAAAATTAATTTTTTTGCTTCAGATTTTTTTGCTACTTCAGCGGCTTCTTTGGCGGTAGAATGCCAGTTTTCAATAGCTTTGTTTTGATCTTCATCTCCAAATGTGGATTCATGGATTAAAATATCCGCACCTTTGGCAAGCTCAACTAAAGCATCGCAGGGCCTTGTATCTCCAGAATATACAATTTTAATACCACTTCTGCTTTTTCCCAGCACTTGCTCAGGATTAATGGTTTTATTTCCTATTTTTACTGGAATTCCATCATGTAATTTGCTAAAATCGGGCCCGGGTTCAATTCCTAACTCAATAGCTTTATCTTTTAAGAATTTAGGCTTCTTTTTTTCAATAATGGAATAAGAAAAATTAGGAACATTATGTTGAGTTTGAATGCATTCAATTTTATATTCTCTATGGTCTATTACAATTCCATCTTCCACCTCATTAAACGTTAT of Methanobacteriales archaeon HGW-Methanobacteriales-1 contains these proteins:
- a CDS encoding mechanosensitive ion channel family protein; the encoded protein is MEINPYLKDIVMILITIIVTIIITKWVSYLLKKTFQRWDIDITVIQVLQEIINYSIYIIAISLILKELGIDITGIAVSLGIVGVAVGFAARDIIANFISGMFILADKSFKVGDTIAVSNQKGKVTKVGFRVTTITTPDNSVITIPNSAFSTSPYSNYTYMDRRRVDLGITIPYTFDLEELTIDIEKILDEFEWVNKRPKPKVMLLELSDVGVKAKITAWTSNPKQVAHYRSLMAEELKKILVMENE
- a CDS encoding sortase → MNKYKTYSIAIIAVCIIISLGIGIIGYYEFQKMKDSQAVLEHYKTAPKNLLNPDASPTNSVYASNTAKLIIPKIGLNCWIRSDTVNAYNSVYHYSESVSPGKPGECGLLGHRTTYSGPFKKLGTLKVGDQVIIEDLILSKKYIYKVSSNGKDIRWDYKTNPIKFAQSGEASLMLITCYPPGRKSAAWITHCKLVSTENI
- a CDS encoding ribonuclease Z, translated to MELIFLGTSSAIPTKHRNHASIALKAFGEILLFDCGEGTQRQMAHLKLSPMKIKKIFISHLHGDHILGLPGIIQSMGFRGRTEPLDIYGPPGIQNIKEAIMNFGYFSLNFEITFNEVEDGIVIDHREYKIECIQTQHNVPNFSYSIIEKKKPKFLKDKAIELGIEPGPDFSKLHDGIPVKIGNKTINPEQVLGKSRSGIKIVYSGDTRPCDALVELAKGADILIHESTFGDEDQNKAIENWHSTAKEAAEVAKKSEAKKLILTHISTRYKQSNHLKKTAQKIFENTIISKDFMVLKVNSHGN